A single genomic interval of Shewanella psychropiezotolerans harbors:
- a CDS encoding CpaF family protein, with protein sequence MLAIEPAVVIQLSREELETRTFEAVGDIAQRHQLPMGGQEQKQIMLRLVDEMLGLGPLQVLIDDPDVTDIMVNGHKEVFIEHKGKLKSAEISFRDEEHVLNLARRIVSRIGRRIDETNPMVDARLPDGSRVNVLIPPLALDGTCISIRKFSDNKRSLSQLAELGAMSADMVTLLDIIARCRVNVLISGGTGAGKTTLLNAMSFGFSPEERIITIEDAAELKLAQPHVIRIETRPASAEGLEAVDQRRLLKNALRMRPDRIILGEVRGAEAFDMMQAMNTGHDGSMCTLHANSPSDALIRLENMLLMAEVNLPAQALRRQVAATIDIIVQIERMRDGRRRVTNITELVGLEGDQYLTHDLFRFDYQGQDSQGNVLGQFLSAQKVPKFIEKARYYQLDTRLKQVMGVN encoded by the coding sequence ATGCTCGCTATCGAACCCGCCGTTGTGATCCAACTCTCCCGTGAGGAGCTAGAGACTCGGACCTTCGAGGCCGTGGGCGATATAGCCCAGCGTCATCAACTGCCCATGGGAGGCCAGGAACAGAAGCAGATCATGCTGCGCCTGGTGGACGAAATGTTAGGCCTGGGGCCGCTGCAAGTGTTGATCGATGATCCCGATGTCACCGACATCATGGTCAACGGCCACAAGGAAGTGTTTATCGAGCATAAAGGTAAGCTCAAGTCGGCGGAAATCAGCTTTCGCGATGAGGAGCATGTGCTCAATTTAGCCCGACGAATTGTGAGCCGCATTGGCCGCAGGATCGATGAGACGAATCCTATGGTCGATGCCCGCCTGCCCGATGGCAGCCGGGTTAACGTACTCATTCCACCTCTGGCCCTGGATGGCACTTGTATCTCGATCCGTAAATTCAGCGATAACAAACGTAGTCTGAGCCAGTTAGCCGAGCTTGGGGCCATGTCGGCGGATATGGTGACCTTGCTGGACATCATAGCCCGTTGCCGGGTGAATGTGCTGATCTCCGGCGGCACGGGTGCGGGTAAGACTACGCTACTCAATGCCATGTCGTTTGGTTTCTCACCCGAGGAGCGGATCATCACCATAGAAGATGCGGCAGAATTAAAATTGGCGCAGCCCCATGTCATACGTATCGAGACGCGTCCGGCGAGCGCTGAAGGTCTGGAGGCCGTCGATCAGCGTCGTTTATTGAAGAACGCCCTGCGTATGCGTCCGGATCGCATCATTCTCGGCGAAGTGCGTGGCGCCGAAGCATTTGACATGATGCAGGCGATGAACACTGGCCATGATGGTTCCATGTGTACCTTGCACGCCAACTCGCCATCCGATGCGTTGATCCGTCTGGAAAACATGCTGTTGATGGCGGAAGTTAACCTGCCGGCACAGGCCCTGCGGCGTCAGGTAGCCGCAACCATAGACATTATTGTGCAGATCGAGAGAATGCGGGATGGTCGACGTCGGGTGACCAATATCACCGAACTGGTTGGTCTGGAAGGAGATCAATATCTTACCCATGATCTGTTTCGCTTCGATTATCAGGGGCAGGACAGCCAAGGCAATGTGTTGGGGCAATTCTTGTCTGCACAAAAAGTGCCTAAATTTATCGAGAAGGCCAGATATTACCAGCTAGATACCAGACTCAAGCAAGTGATGGGAGTGAATTGA
- a CDS encoding type II secretion system F family protein yields MFALCAIFLLVLSLTVSAVSSWYYIGQRRQTRRRLLSVTKFKAQDKSVSKSLFGWEQEVSPWLRWLRRLESRIDNLFGLKGKTFLYLGLVTSAITSWIMSGFLPVYVRLALLILVPTIGFLGFFWLMRSMQMKQFDQAFPQVLGQISRAVAAGISVPQAIAQVSEYQQGFLGREFELIRDRLAIGIGLKQALEQACYRLPYASFHFFTVALILNQENGGQLREVLHSLGRTLHDNSAIKMKIKSLTAEPRMTALILASLPLILISIMFFKNPTSFAVLTDTPAGHNVLLYVVCSIALGLGIINVLTKVRP; encoded by the coding sequence ATGTTTGCTCTGTGCGCCATTTTTCTCCTGGTATTGAGCCTGACAGTCAGTGCTGTTTCTTCTTGGTATTACATTGGCCAGCGTCGTCAGACTCGAAGGCGCCTGTTGAGCGTGACTAAGTTCAAGGCCCAAGATAAATCTGTGTCTAAGTCACTCTTTGGTTGGGAGCAGGAAGTGAGTCCTTGGCTACGCTGGCTCAGAAGACTGGAGTCTCGTATCGATAACCTATTCGGGCTCAAGGGGAAAACTTTCCTTTATCTGGGTCTGGTTACGTCGGCTATCACCAGCTGGATAATGAGTGGTTTCTTGCCTGTTTATGTGCGCCTGGCACTGTTGATATTGGTGCCGACTATCGGCTTCTTAGGTTTTTTCTGGTTGATGCGCTCGATGCAGATGAAGCAGTTCGATCAAGCCTTTCCTCAGGTGTTGGGTCAGATCTCCCGCGCCGTGGCGGCCGGCATCTCAGTGCCCCAGGCCATAGCCCAGGTATCTGAGTATCAGCAGGGCTTCCTCGGTCGTGAATTTGAGCTTATCCGCGACAGACTCGCCATAGGAATCGGCCTTAAGCAGGCCCTGGAACAGGCCTGTTATCGTTTGCCCTATGCAAGTTTTCACTTCTTCACTGTGGCACTTATTTTGAACCAGGAGAACGGTGGTCAACTGAGGGAGGTACTCCATAGCCTGGGCCGAACCCTGCACGATAATAGTGCGATCAAGATGAAGATCAAGAGTCTGACCGCAGAGCCAAGAATGACGGCGTTGATTCTAGCTAGCTTGCCTTTAATCTTGATTAGCATCATGTTCTTCAAAAATCCCACCTCCTTCGCCGTGCTCACCGACACGCCAGCCGGGCACAATGTCTTGTTATATGTGGTTTGCAGCATAGCTCTGGGGCTTGGCATCATCAATGTGCTGACTAAGGTGCGACCATGA
- a CDS encoding AAA family ATPase, with product MTSNIYKIQDSGSQTDYSQYRVASGELGKRIAVASAKGGAGSTSVAANLAWVLSQQLDKRVACADLDFVSGDLDLHLNISANNRLTEMLQYPERLEPIVFERSGVKAAEKLHVFTGYSQQLAQEFWPDSEALEATSQFCQQQTDYLIWDIPSFCLRDSVGFEAIRSADIRIVIVEPTLASIRHTNQLLTQLATDHDQQTILILNHTKPEKASLISLTDVNQALGQSVDLVIPFSPEKMLSTATLGSHVADDNGRLGRVFKQLAARVTGEQVAPVSRMKLWFRRD from the coding sequence ATGACTTCAAATATTTACAAGATTCAGGATAGCGGCTCTCAGACCGATTATTCACAATACCGGGTAGCATCGGGTGAGTTAGGCAAACGTATCGCCGTTGCCAGCGCCAAGGGCGGAGCGGGTAGCACCAGTGTCGCGGCTAACCTTGCCTGGGTGTTGTCACAGCAACTCGACAAGCGGGTCGCCTGCGCGGATCTGGACTTTGTTAGCGGCGACTTAGATCTGCATCTGAATATCAGTGCCAATAATAGGCTCACCGAGATGTTGCAGTATCCCGAGCGTCTGGAGCCTATAGTGTTCGAGCGTAGCGGAGTGAAGGCGGCGGAGAAATTGCACGTTTTTACCGGCTATAGTCAGCAGTTGGCCCAGGAGTTTTGGCCCGACTCGGAGGCCTTAGAAGCGACTTCACAATTTTGTCAGCAACAGACAGATTATCTGATCTGGGATATCCCCTCTTTCTGTCTGCGTGACAGTGTCGGTTTCGAGGCTATTCGTAGCGCTGATATTCGTATCGTCATCGTAGAGCCGACACTGGCCTCGATTCGTCATACCAATCAATTATTGACTCAGCTGGCGACAGATCATGATCAGCAGACGATTCTGATCCTTAATCATACTAAGCCAGAGAAGGCTTCTTTGATCTCGTTAACCGACGTCAATCAAGCTCTGGGCCAGAGCGTAGATCTAGTGATCCCATTTAGCCCGGAGAAGATGTTATCCACCGCGACTCTGGGAAGCCATGTTGCCGACGATAACGGTCGACTCGGTAGGGTGTTTAAGCAACTCGCTGCCAGAGTGACGGGTGAACAAGTCGCTCCTGTGAGCCGAATGAAACTTTGGTTCAGGAGAGACTGA
- a CDS encoding tetratricopeptide repeat protein, which produces MKRLIFLFLLTQLMACGSSGSLSAEQLKANDRHLAEVAMTNGRPGSAIEIYQALLDKAPHDVELLYLLGSAYNLSGEYAMALHQLKEASRINREAGYASRGEIQREIGRAQLASGDTPKALIALLQASSLLPGDAVAHNSLGVCYALHQEYQQARGAFQAALNIDPGSLEYRNNLALAWILDDKPQLGIDVIYPSYLRGKSTVKLRQNLALAFAMKGDIEAAKAIARQDLTKAELERNLDFYGQWQRKEL; this is translated from the coding sequence ATGAAGCGTTTAATATTTTTATTCCTGTTAACCCAGCTTATGGCCTGTGGCTCTTCAGGCTCACTCTCAGCAGAGCAGCTCAAGGCTAATGATCGTCACTTGGCCGAGGTGGCAATGACGAATGGCCGTCCGGGGAGTGCCATAGAGATCTATCAAGCATTGTTAGATAAAGCTCCCCACGATGTGGAGCTGCTCTATCTACTGGGGAGCGCCTATAACCTGAGCGGTGAGTATGCGATGGCATTGCACCAACTTAAGGAGGCGAGTCGAATCAACCGCGAGGCTGGCTATGCCAGCCGGGGAGAGATCCAGCGAGAGATAGGCCGGGCGCAGCTAGCCTCCGGTGATACGCCCAAGGCTTTGATTGCGCTGCTGCAGGCAAGCTCTTTGTTGCCCGGTGACGCCGTGGCCCACAACAGTCTGGGTGTGTGTTATGCCCTGCATCAGGAATACCAGCAGGCTCGCGGCGCGTTTCAGGCGGCGCTTAATATCGATCCCGGCAGTCTGGAATATCGCAATAATTTAGCTCTGGCCTGGATACTCGATGACAAGCCGCAGCTGGGCATAGATGTTATCTACCCCAGTTATTTACGCGGAAAAAGCACGGTAAAATTACGCCAGAACTTAGCCCTGGCCTTCGCGATGAAAGGCGATATAGAGGCGGCTAAGGCCATAGCCAGACAAGATCTGACTAAGGCGGAGCTAGAGCGAAATCTGGATTTCTATGGCCAATGGCAGAGAAAGGAACTGTGA
- a CDS encoding type II secretion system F family protein produces the protein MEHWVKFRARLVSSRIAGATPDALDLMVVCVESGLTLEAVFGRVGQEMVNFSPELSREWLITEAELRLLDSRPQALKNLALRTGIIEIENMVIALSQAEKYGSPIAKSMRLIASDSRQHQYLALEEKVGKIPAKMSMPLVVLVMIPVVVLIVAPTIIELMTSIGEL, from the coding sequence GTGGAGCATTGGGTCAAATTCAGGGCGCGGCTTGTCTCTTCTCGCATCGCCGGAGCGACCCCGGATGCACTGGACCTTATGGTAGTGTGCGTCGAGTCCGGTCTTACTCTGGAGGCGGTATTTGGTCGGGTAGGTCAAGAGATGGTGAACTTCTCCCCGGAACTGTCCCGAGAGTGGTTGATCACCGAAGCCGAACTGCGTCTGCTCGATTCCCGGCCCCAGGCATTGAAAAACCTGGCCCTTCGCACTGGCATCATCGAAATTGAAAACATGGTTATCGCCCTGTCTCAGGCAGAAAAATACGGCAGTCCCATCGCTAAGAGCATGCGCCTTATCGCCTCGGATAGCCGTCAGCACCAGTATCTGGCGTTGGAAGAGAAGGTCGGCAAGATCCCCGCCAAGATGTCCATGCCACTCGTGGTGCTGGTCATGATACCTGTGGTAGTCCTGATCGTGGCGCCGACAATCATTGAACTTATGACATCGATAGGTGAACTTTGA
- the tadF gene encoding tight adherence pilus pseudopilin TadF, with protein sequence MAKYQQGISVIALPVIILVMAALALFVFRINHALLTKAKLDRLSYSLVTVVSVEPLKLPWVTDKQAITQKLADDLLTLAKRHLDGISSDGNTQVGIELEQLKFLGEKNSEQWYGFQSGSKCQGNTGLTGLADLSPKGSVEGYNLGKYAQLFQVTVCLTDVKSVNGVLGIVDFSNFTQDYYKSSSLMIGRHYDKTSWLR encoded by the coding sequence ATGGCTAAATATCAGCAGGGGATCAGCGTTATCGCCTTGCCTGTGATCATTTTAGTGATGGCGGCTCTGGCCCTATTCGTGTTCAGAATTAACCATGCTCTGCTGACTAAGGCCAAGTTGGACCGCCTGTCCTATTCACTGGTGACTGTGGTCAGTGTCGAGCCCTTGAAGCTGCCATGGGTGACAGATAAGCAAGCGATCACTCAGAAGCTAGCCGATGATCTACTGACCTTAGCTAAGCGCCACTTGGATGGCATCAGCAGTGACGGTAATACTCAAGTCGGTATCGAGCTGGAGCAGCTTAAGTTCCTGGGAGAAAAAAATAGCGAGCAGTGGTACGGTTTTCAATCTGGCAGCAAATGTCAGGGCAATACCGGGTTAACGGGTCTCGCCGACTTATCTCCTAAGGGCAGTGTGGAGGGATACAACTTAGGTAAATATGCTCAGCTGTTTCAGGTGACCGTGTGTTTGACAGACGTTAAATCTGTCAATGGCGTGCTGGGTATCGTGGATTTTTCCAATTTTACCCAAGATTATTATAAGAGCTCTTCTTTGATGATAGGGAGGCATTATGACAAAACGTCTTGGTTACGATAG
- a CDS encoding vWA domain-containing protein yields MTKRLGYDRQHGDISLMFVICLPFMLAMIAISILLAMYLLTVTRAGQASDAASLACGYSQRADQALLVGILDYYRPGFVIHDGEAQIAIDGRNRCSIKASYRFNPTMMALLPESARTDVSLSSDTGATSHLVINSTPLPMDLALVLDISGSMSAQLPQLKRIINGALEDIRQQDADEVGAVRFSLVPFETGVGVLNAPWMPKSADKVTCVDGLSYGQYSVDYAATVNDLAEPAANLNINTTFASKWLDACSMDVTILPLTQDLDLVKQRVDALVTSGTTSSYQGLIWGVRTLLPQWQEEWQIPPVESPELIQRLVLFTDGADQGFHLDDLIEQGLCRAIQDKHHIEMSFIGFGVSDRRLQQFRECAGVKGKVYDAQNTQELEAFFREALQTETKASLVLREEIET; encoded by the coding sequence ATGACAAAACGTCTTGGTTACGATAGACAGCATGGGGATATCTCCCTGATGTTTGTGATCTGTTTACCTTTCATGTTGGCGATGATTGCCATCAGTATCTTACTGGCCATGTATCTGCTGACGGTGACCCGGGCCGGTCAGGCATCGGATGCAGCGTCTCTCGCCTGCGGTTATTCACAGCGGGCCGATCAAGCCCTGCTTGTGGGTATCTTGGATTATTATCGTCCCGGTTTTGTGATCCATGATGGTGAAGCCCAGATAGCCATCGACGGCAGAAATCGCTGCAGCATAAAGGCGAGTTATCGCTTCAACCCGACCATGATGGCGCTGCTTCCAGAGTCGGCGCGCACAGATGTATCTCTCTCCTCAGATACTGGTGCAACTTCACACTTGGTGATCAACTCGACGCCCTTACCCATGGATCTCGCTTTGGTGTTGGATATCTCTGGATCCATGTCCGCTCAGTTACCTCAGTTGAAACGCATCATCAATGGCGCCCTCGAAGATATTCGACAGCAAGATGCAGATGAAGTCGGTGCGGTGAGGTTTTCTTTGGTGCCCTTCGAGACTGGAGTCGGTGTGCTCAATGCTCCCTGGATGCCAAAATCTGCGGACAAGGTCACCTGTGTCGATGGTCTGAGTTATGGCCAATACAGTGTGGATTATGCCGCAACGGTGAACGATCTTGCTGAGCCCGCCGCCAACCTGAATATTAATACGACATTTGCCAGCAAATGGCTGGACGCCTGCAGCATGGATGTGACGATCTTGCCCCTGACGCAAGATCTCGATTTGGTGAAACAGAGGGTCGATGCCCTAGTCACCAGTGGCACGACTTCCTCCTATCAAGGTTTGATCTGGGGCGTGCGCACCTTGCTGCCCCAGTGGCAGGAGGAATGGCAGATCCCCCCTGTTGAGTCGCCAGAACTGATACAGCGTTTGGTGTTGTTCACCGATGGTGCAGACCAGGGCTTTCATCTGGATGATCTGATTGAACAAGGCTTGTGCCGGGCTATCCAGGATAAACATCATATCGAGATGAGCTTTATCGGCTTCGGAGTCAGCGATCGCCGCCTGCAGCAATTCAGGGAGTGTGCCGGTGTTAAGGGCAAGGTGTATGACGCGCAAAATACCCAGGAGCTGGA
- a CDS encoding TadE/TadG family type IV pilus assembly protein — MKSKQEGSQTLEFTLTLIPFFILLLLVVELCRFMLTANLLDAALSTAARQVVRLNDKQDVLQLLRQEIDAQDWPLFDNGRMKLEGRYYEDLEALVLDQYDSDYKDQMYGEYRLTYTYQMLFIEGMGDGSAINKFERTVLVAHERR; from the coding sequence GTGAAGTCGAAGCAAGAGGGGAGTCAAACCCTGGAATTTACCCTGACTCTGATCCCTTTTTTCATTCTTTTACTCCTGGTTGTCGAGCTGTGCCGTTTCATGTTAACGGCAAATCTGCTCGATGCGGCCCTGTCTACGGCCGCCAGACAGGTGGTCAGGCTGAATGATAAGCAAGATGTTCTGCAGCTGTTGAGACAAGAGATCGATGCGCAGGATTGGCCACTATTTGACAATGGCAGAATGAAACTTGAGGGACGTTATTATGAGGATCTTGAGGCCTTAGTGCTGGATCAATACGATTCGGATTATAAGGACCAGATGTATGGTGAATATCGGCTTACTTACACCTATCAGATGTTATTTATCGAAGGCATGGGTGATGGCAGCGCCATCAATAAGTTTGAGCGAACCGTGTTGGTAGCCCATGAGAGGCGTTAA